AACCGCTCACCGTCGATGCGGTCGAAGCGATTATTGCCAAAGAACGCCCGGACGGGCTGCTCGCCACGTTCGGCGGCCAGACAGGGCTCAACTTGGCGTTTCAGCTGCATGAAGCCGGCGTGCTTGAAAAGTATGGGGTGAGACTGCTCGGAACACCGATTGAAGCGATCAAGCGCGGGGAAGACCGCGAAGCGTTCCGCACGTTAATGCATGAGCTTGGCGAACCGGTGCCGGAGAGCGAAATTGTCACAAGCGTTGAGGAAGCGGTCGCGTTTGCCGAACAAATCGGTTTTCCGATCATTATTCGTCCTGCGTATACGCTCGGCGGGACGGGCGGCGGCATTGCCGAAAACATGGAGCAGTTTCTCGCGCTCGTGGAGAAAGGGCTGGCCGAAAGCCCGATCCGCCAATGTTTGATCGAACGGAGCGTCGCCGGGTTTAAAGAAATTGAATACGAAGTGATGCGCGACCAGTCGAATACGTGCATCACGGTTTGCAATATGGAAAACGTCGATCCAGTCGGCATCCACACGGGCGATTCGATCGTCGTCGCACCGTCGCAGACGTTGACCGATGAGGAGTACCAAATGCTCCGTTCGTCGGCGGTGAAGATCATTTCCGCATTAGGGATCATCGGCGGCTGCAACATTCAGTTCGCCCTTGACCCGAACAGCAAACAATATTACTTAATCGAAGTCAACCCGCGCGTCAGCCGCTCGTCAGCGCTCGCCTCGAAAGCGACCGGCTACCCAATCGCCCGCATTGCGGCGAAGCTGGCGGTCGGCTATACGCTCGCGGAACTCGTCAATCCGGTGACGAAAACGACGTACGCCAGCTTCGAGCCGGCCTTGGACTACGTCGTCGTCAAGTTTCCGCGCTTGCCGTTTGACAAGTTCCCGCACGCGGACCGGAAGCTCGGTACGCAAATGAAAGCGACCGGGGAAGTGATGGCGATCGATCGCAATATGGAGCGGGCATTCCAAAAAGCGGTACAGTCGCTCGAAGGAAAAAACAACGGACTGTTTTTGCCGGAGCTTTCGACGAAAACGAATGACGAGCTGAAACAGCTGCTTGTCGACAAAGACGACCGCCGCTTTTTCGCCATTTTGGAACTGCTCCGCCGCGGGGTGGCGGTCGAAGCCATTCACGAATGGACGAAAATCGACCGCTTTTTCCTTGCTTCGTTCGAACGGCTCGTGGCGCTCGAAAAACAGGCGGCAGCCACCACGATCGATACGATCGATGAGCCGACGTTGCGCTTCTTGAAAGAAAAAGGGGCAAGCGACGCCTTTTTGGCCGAAACGTGGGGCGTGACGGAGCTTGATGTGCGCAACAAGCGGAAGGAACTTGGCATCGTGCCGTCATACAAAATGGTCGACACGTGCGCGGCCGAATTTCATTCGGAAACGGATTATTACTACTCGACCTATTTCGGCGAAGACGAGCGGAAGAAAGCGAGCGGCAAGGAGAAAGTGCTGATCATTGGAGCTGGACCCATTCGCATCGGCCAAGGCATTGAGTTTGACTACAGCTCCGTTCATAGCGTGTTCGCCTTGCAAAAAGAAGGCTATGAAACGGTGATGATCAACAACAATCCGGAAACCGTCAGCACGGACTTTGCCGTCGCCGACCGCCTTTACTTTGAGCCACTTACCTTAGAGAGCGTCTTGGATGTCATTGAAGCGGAACAAATCAAGCATGTCATCGTTCAGTTTGGCGGACAGACGGCAATCAATTTGGTCAAAGGACTCGAAGAAGCAGGTGTGCCGCTGTTGGGCGTCACGTACGATATGATTGACCAGCTTGAGGATCGCGATCGTTTTTACCAGTTGCTTGAGGAGCTTGACATCCCGCACGTACCGGGCTTGATGGCGAACAACGCAGAGGAGCTCGCCGCCAAAGCGGCCGAGATCGGCTGCCCGGTGCTGCTTCGCCCGTCGTATGTCATCGGCGGCCGCGGCATGTTTATCGTCCATAGCGAGGCGCAGCTCGCCGCTTTGATTGAGCAAGGCGAATTGACATATCCGATTTTGATCGATGCGTATTTGGACGGGAAAGAGGCGGAGGCCGACATCGCCACGGATGGGACGGACATTTTACTGCCGACGATTATCGAACATGTCGAAAAAGCCGGCGTCCACTCCGGCGACAGCTATGCTTGGCTGCCGGCGCAGACGCTCACAGACGAAGAAAAAGCGAAAATCATCGACTATGCGGGCCGGATTGCGAAAAAACTTGGCTTTAAAGGAATCATGAACATTCAATACGTCATTGCGGACGGCAATGTATACGTCCTTGAAGTGAACCCGCGCGCGAGCCGGACGGTGCCGATCGTCAGCAAAACGACCGGCGTGCCATTGGCGCAAATTGCGACAAAGTTATTGCTTGGGAAATCACTCGTCGACATCGTTGACGAAAAAGCTCGCGGATTGGAGGTCATGCCGTACGCCGTGTTAAAGTATCCGGTCTTTTCGACCCATAAGCTGCCGGGGGTTGACCCGATGGTTGGACCGGAGATGAAATCGACCGGTGAAGGCATCAGCATCGCCGCGACGAAGGAAGAAGCGGCGTACAAAGCGTTTTACGCGTACTTGCGAAAGAAAGCAAACGCCAATGAAATGTATGTGATTGGCGGCATCGATGAGACGCTGGCCGCGGAAATCGAAGCGAAACAGCTTGTGATCGTGTCAGATGTCCCGTTTGCCGATTGGGTGAAGCGCGACACGGCGCTCGCGGTGATCAACTTGGGCAAAGAGGAAGACGAGGCAAACAAACGAATGACTGCGTTGTCCCGACAATTGCTCGTCTTCACGGAACGTGAGACATTGAAGCTCTTCTTGCAGGCGCTCGATGTGGATCATCTTGATGTGCAGCCGATCCACGGCTGGTTGGAAAAGAAAAAACAGGCAGAACAGGCGGTGATCGCATGAATGCAGTGATGTCATTAAAAGGGAGAGATTTTTTAACGCTGCTCGATTTTTCAACAGACGAAATTATGGACTTGTTGGCGCTAGCAGCCGATTTAAAAGCGAAACAAAAAGCCGGCGTGCCGTATGCGCCGCTTTCCGGCAAAACAATGGCGATGATTTTTGAAAAGCCCTCAACGCGCACGCGCGTGTCGTTTGAAGTCGGCATGATCCAGCTTGGCGGCCAGGCGATGTATTTAAACGGCAACGATTTGCAGCTTGGCCGCGGTGAAACGATTGCGGATACGGCGCGCGTCTTGTCGCAATACGTCGATGTCATGATGATTCGGACGTTTGCCCATCAAAAAGTCGAGGAATTGGCCGAGTATGCGTCCGTTCCGGTCATCAACGGCTTGACGGACGATGATCATCCGTGCCAGGCGCTGGCGGATTTGCTGACGATTTACGAAGCGAAGAAAACGTTCCAAGGCGTCAAACTCGCCTATGTCGGCGACGGCAACAACGTCGCCAACGCCTTGCTTGCGGCCGCAGCCAAAGTGGGAATGGATATTTTCATTGCCTGTCCGCCAGGCTATGAGCCGAAGGAGGAATACGTCGAGGCAGCGCGCCAGATCGGCGAGAAAACCGGAGCAACAGTTGTTGTGACGCACGACCCGCTTGAGGCAGTGGCCGGAGCGGATGCGATTTATACGGACGTATGGACGAGCATGGGCCAAGAAAGCGAAAGCGCCGAGCGGCTTCAAGTGTTCCAGCCGTACCAAGTGAATGAAGAGCTCGCCAAAGCGGCCAAACCCGATTACCTCTTTTTGCATTGCCTGCCGGCCCATCGCGGCGAAGAAGTGACGGCCGGCGTCATGGACGGCCCGAACTCGGTCGTATTTGAGCAGGCCGGCAACCGGCTTCATGCCCAAAAAGCGATTTTAGTGTCGATCCTATAGGAAAAAGGAATTCCCGTTTCGGGAGTTCCTTTTTCGTTCTTTGCAAGGAAAAGGATTTTCATGAGAAAAAACGTTTTTATTGTGAAGGCTTGACGCTCCGTGTGCGGCGGCCCCATCATTTCCCTTCTTATGAACAGCGGCGAAACCGGGAATGCTAACAAATGCAATCGAAGCAAGGGGGATGAAACAAATGGGCCAACCGCGCCATTTCAAACCAGGGGATAAAGCGCCGAACAACGGCGTGTACATTGAAATCGGCGAAACGGGCGACAATGTAAAACACCCGAAAAAGCTGAAACTGAAAGCCGGCGATACGTTCCCGGAAACGTCGAACCATAATCGGCATTGGACGTATTTGCGCAAACCGTGAAGCACAACAAAAGCCATTCCAAGTATGGAGTGGCTTTTGATTTGCCGTGTGCTTCGCGATCCGCTATAATGATTTATGGTCAAAGAAGGTCAAATGGAGGGAACGGCATGGACGCAAGCCGTTTGACGGAAAAACTGCAAGAGGCGCTGATGGCGGCGCAGTCGCTCGCCAAAGAACGACATCATCAACAGCTTGATGTCGAGCATCTCCTGATTGCGCTGCTCGAACAAGAAGGCGGCCTGGCGCCGCGGCTCGTGGAGCTTTCCGGCGCCGACAAGGAAAAGGCCGCTGACTGGCTTCGCAGCCAGCTTCGCCAAAAGCCTGAAGTGCATGGGGCGGACGGGCAGCTGTATGTTGCGCCCGCCTTAGCGCGGCTGCTTGAGGAGGCGGAAAACGAAGCGAAGCGAATGCAAGACGAGTACATATCGGTCGAACATGTGCTGCTCGCGTTGCCTCATGGCGCCGAGCCGGTCGCTCGGCAGCTGGCGTCGTTTGGACTGACGAAGGAAGCACTATTAGCGGCAGTGAGAAACGTAAGGGGGAATCAACGCGTGACGAGTCCACATCCGGAAGCAACCTATGAAGCGTTGGCAAAATACGGGCGCGACCTTGTCGCGGAAGCGAAAGCGGGAAAAATCGACCCGGTCATCGGCCGCGACAGTGAAATTCGCCGCATCATCCGCATTTTGTCGCGGAAGACGAAAAACAACCCGGTGTTGATCGGCGAGCCGGGCGTCGGGAAGACCGCTATTGTCGAAGGGCTCGCTCAACGCATCGTGCGCAAAGATGTCCCGGAAGGGCTGAAAGACAAAACGATTTTCGCTCTTGATATGAGCGCGCTCGTCGCCGGAGCAAAGTTTCGCGGTGAATTTGAAGAACGGCTGAAAGCGGTGTTAAACGAAATCAAAAAAAGCGACGGCCGCATCATATTGTTCATTGACGAGCTGCATACGATCGTCGGCGCCGGCAGAGCGGAAGGGGCGATTGACGCCGGCAATATGCTCAAGCCGATGCTTGCCCGCGGCGAGTTGCGCTGCATCGGGGCGACGACGCTTGATGAGTACCGGCAATACATCGAAAAAGACCCGGCGCTCGAGCGCCGCTTCCAACAAGTGCTTGTCCAAGAGCCGAGTGTCGAGGACACGATTTCGATTTTGCGCGGATTGAAAGAACGGTATGAAGTGCACCATGGAGTGAAAATCCACGATCGCGCGCTCGTCGCGGCCGCCGTTTTGTCCGACCGTTACATCTCTGACCGCTTTTTGCCTGACAAAGCGATCGATTTGGTCGATGAAGCGTGCGCGACGATCCGGACGGAAATGGAATCGATGCCGTCGGAGCTGGACGAAGTGATGCGCCGCGTCATGCAGCTTGAAATTGAAGAGGCGGCCTTAAGCAAAGAAACGGATGAAGCGAGCCGCGAGCGGCTTGCGGCATTGCAAAAAGAACTTGCCGATTTGCGTGAAAAGGCGAACGCCATGAAAGCGCAATGGCAAAAAGAAAAAGAGGCGCTTGACCGCGTCCGCCGTTTGCGCGAGGCGCTCGAGCGGGCAAAACGCGAACTGGAAGAGGCGGAAAACGAGTATGATTTAAACAAGGCGGCGGAGCTTCGCCATGGCCGCATTCCGCAGTTGGAAAAGCAACTCAAACAGCTCGAGCAAGAAATCAGTGAGCAAAGTGAAGGGAAATTGCTGCGCGAGGAAGTGACGGAAGAAGAGATTGCCGAAATCGTGTCACGCTGGACTGGCATTCCGCTCACCCGCCTCGTCGAGGGAGAGAGGGAAAAGCTGCTTCGCCTTCATGAATTGCTGCATAGACGGGTCATCGGTCAAGACGAAGCGGTCGAGCTTGTCGCTGACGCCGTCTTGCGGGCGCGGGCCGGCATGAAAGACCCGAACCGCCCGATCGGATCGTTTTTGTTCCTCGGACCGACCGGCGTCGGCAAAACGGAACTGGCCAAAGCGCTCGCCGAGGCGCTGTTTGACAGTGAGGAGCAGCTCATCCGTCTTGACATGTCCGAGTATATGGAAAAACACGCCGTCTCCCGCTTGATCGGAGCGCCGCCCGGCTATGTCGGCTATGAGGAAGGCGGCCAGCTGACCGAGGCAGTGCGGCGCAAGCCGTATTCCGTTCTGTTGTTCGATGAAATCGAAAAAGCTCATCCGGAAGTGTTCAACATCCTGCTGCAGCTGCTGGATGACGGACGGCTCACCGATTCGCAAGGGCGGACGGTCGACTTTAAAAACACGGTCGTCATTATGACATCGAACATCGGATCGCCGCTGTTGTTAGAAAACAAACATGGCGACATCGATGAAGAAACGCGCAAACAAGTGTTTGACCAACTGCGCGCCCATTTCCGCCCAGAATTTTTAAACCGGATCGACGATATCGTCTTATTTAAGCCATTGTCGATGAATGAAGTGAAAGGCATCGTCGAAAAGTTCGCCCGCGAGCTGTCGGCCCGTTTGGCCGATCGGCATATCGAACTCGTGCTGACCGAAGCGGCGAAGCAATACATTGCCGAAGCGGGCTTCGACCCAGTATACGGCGCCCGCCCGCTCAAACGGTTTATGCAAAAGCAAATCGAAACGCCGCTTGCGAAAGAGCTGATCGCTGGGCGGGTGAAAGATTACAGCACCGTCACGGTCGATGTTGACAACGGGCAGATCGCCATTCGTCCGTCGGCGTAAACGAGCTGAAGGGGGCGCCGACGACGCGGAGAGACGTGCTTCTTGTCTGCCGGGGTTGGTCGCATTGTTTGAGCATGGGCGGAAAACACAAGCCCAGATCAATATGGATGGAATGCTCCTCCACTTACACCTATATAGATGCAACGAAAAAGTTTAACATATCCTTGATGGAAAAGTCGCTTGTCCATTTTTCGACTGTCGAAGGCAAGCCACAGGCTTGCCTCCGTCACGCCAAGGCGTGACGGAAGACCGAACAACCACCCGCTTCACAGACCCATACATGGGTCTGAAAGCGGCGTTGTTCGGTCGCCCGACAGTCGATCAAATGCTCGGTAAAAGCTACAAATGTTAAAGCTTCAAATTGCATCTATTATATAGGTATTGAAGTGGGAGGATTCTCGGTTAAAGATGACAAAAAACAACGCCTTGGGACTTTCACCCCAAGGCGTTGTCTTATGAAGCGAATGATCAATGATGGTGATCCCCGGCCGGCTCGTCCGGAATCAAGGCTGCAATCACGAAGACTAAGATCGTCACGATCACGCCAAGCAAGGCGCCGGTTGCGAAATCATAGCCGATCCCTTGCATCGAGCCCATGACGTACGTTGCCATTTGCACGAGCAAAAACGTCCAAAAAAACGTCCAAAACAAGCGCATCTTTGTTCCTCCCATCTTCTCGTCATTCCTTTTCTTATCTTATCACAATTTGTCGCGTAGGCATATACCCGGACGTTTTTTTTGGCCGCGCATATCGTATACTGTACCATTATGCATTGCCAAACAAGGGTGAATGGAAACGATGGCAGGACAACGGCGGTTTTTTCAACTCGATGAGCAATGGTGCATCGTTCACGTGCCGGAGCGCCCAAATGGGTTTGCCCTTTTTTTAATGGGCGACGGCGACCATTTTGTGAACGAACAGACGAGTTTTTGGCTCGAGCATCCGGGGCGGCGCCAATGGCTGGAAGATTGGTTGGAACGTGGGTATACGGTCTTTTCGTCCCATTTGTACGGCCGGCATTGGGGAAGTCCGAAAGCGGTCCGGCTGGCGCGCCAGCTCATTTACTCGGTGTTGAAAAGCGAAATTGTGAACCAGCGCATCTATATCGTTGCCGAAGGAATGGGCGCGCTCGTTGCCTTGCAACTGCTTGGCGCCATGCCAAGTCAAATCCGCGCCGTCGCCATGATCAACCCTTGCCTTGACGTACGCGCCCAGCTTGACTATGAACAGGAACATCCATTCGTGTACCGGCGGATGGTGAGGGAAATCGCGACTGCCTATGGCTTGAAAGAAGAGGAGGTGCTCGAGGCTGTTCCGTCCCTCTTTCTCAGTCCTCATGACGTTCCGGTGACGATTTGGCAGCTGGCCGGAGTGAGCCCGTATCCATCCGCCTTGCATAGCCGTAAATATGAACAATGGATGAAAACGACAAACAACCGGGTGCGCGTCGTTTACGAGCTGCCGGAGAAACGGCGCCAACTGGCTCGGCAAATCGGGCAATTTTTCTGCCAATACAATGAACTCCCGTAAACGACAAGGGCAGACGCATCGACCGGTGCGTCTGCTATTTTTTCAATAAGTCGACGAGCGAGGTGATCTTTTTCACGAGCGGTTTTAATTGTTGCAATGAGTCGGCTAGCGTATTGACGTTTTCAAACAGCTTCATGAAATCGATGTTCGGCAGTAAAGGCGGTTCTGCCACGCTCCCTTGATCTTCGCGCTCGCCGGTTGCGCGAGAAGGAAAAGATCCGAACATTAGGCGGGAAAAACGGTCTTGCCGTTCGCGATGTTGTTCTTGTGCTTCGCCGTTGGCCATGGGCGATCCTCCCTTTCATGCGATGGTCGCTCGTATTTGTATTGTATGGCAGAAAGGAAAAAGCGGTTTGGACAAATGCCTTAGGGGAACGGAAAGCGCTGGTTCAACTTTCGTTTTCTATTGCGCATCCACGCTCTTTCGGCTAAAATTAGTACCAAGTAATAATAATTGGTGATGTAGACTGATTGTACATTCAAGTTTGGTTGTCAGCGTGAGCGTTTTTTTGCCATTTTGGGAAAGAAAGAGGAGATGAATGATATGGGAGCAGGAATTATCGGGGTCGGCCGCTATGTGCCGGAAAAAGTGTTGACCAACTTTGATTTGGAAAAAATGATGGATACATCGGATGAATGGATCCGGACGCGCACCGGGATCGAGGAGCGCCGCATCGCTCCGGATGACATCGATACGTCCAATATGGCGTATTTTGCCGCAGAAAGGGCGCTTCAAGACGCTGGCATGGAGG
Above is a window of Geobacillus thermoleovorans DNA encoding:
- a CDS encoding carbamoyl phosphate synthase large subunit is translated as MPKDSSLQSILLIGSGPIVIGQAAEFDYSGTQACIALKEEGYRVILVNNNPATIMTDEVHADAVYFEPLTVDAVEAIIAKERPDGLLATFGGQTGLNLAFQLHEAGVLEKYGVRLLGTPIEAIKRGEDREAFRTLMHELGEPVPESEIVTSVEEAVAFAEQIGFPIIIRPAYTLGGTGGGIAENMEQFLALVEKGLAESPIRQCLIERSVAGFKEIEYEVMRDQSNTCITVCNMENVDPVGIHTGDSIVVAPSQTLTDEEYQMLRSSAVKIISALGIIGGCNIQFALDPNSKQYYLIEVNPRVSRSSALASKATGYPIARIAAKLAVGYTLAELVNPVTKTTYASFEPALDYVVVKFPRLPFDKFPHADRKLGTQMKATGEVMAIDRNMERAFQKAVQSLEGKNNGLFLPELSTKTNDELKQLLVDKDDRRFFAILELLRRGVAVEAIHEWTKIDRFFLASFERLVALEKQAAATTIDTIDEPTLRFLKEKGASDAFLAETWGVTELDVRNKRKELGIVPSYKMVDTCAAEFHSETDYYYSTYFGEDERKKASGKEKVLIIGAGPIRIGQGIEFDYSSVHSVFALQKEGYETVMINNNPETVSTDFAVADRLYFEPLTLESVLDVIEAEQIKHVIVQFGGQTAINLVKGLEEAGVPLLGVTYDMIDQLEDRDRFYQLLEELDIPHVPGLMANNAEELAAKAAEIGCPVLLRPSYVIGGRGMFIVHSEAQLAALIEQGELTYPILIDAYLDGKEAEADIATDGTDILLPTIIEHVEKAGVHSGDSYAWLPAQTLTDEEKAKIIDYAGRIAKKLGFKGIMNIQYVIADGNVYVLEVNPRASRTVPIVSKTTGVPLAQIATKLLLGKSLVDIVDEKARGLEVMPYAVLKYPVFSTHKLPGVDPMVGPEMKSTGEGISIAATKEEAAYKAFYAYLRKKANANEMYVIGGIDETLAAEIEAKQLVIVSDVPFADWVKRDTALAVINLGKEEDEANKRMTALSRQLLVFTERETLKLFLQALDVDHLDVQPIHGWLEKKKQAEQAVIA
- the argF gene encoding ornithine carbamoyltransferase, producing the protein MNAVMSLKGRDFLTLLDFSTDEIMDLLALAADLKAKQKAGVPYAPLSGKTMAMIFEKPSTRTRVSFEVGMIQLGGQAMYLNGNDLQLGRGETIADTARVLSQYVDVMMIRTFAHQKVEELAEYASVPVINGLTDDDHPCQALADLLTIYEAKKTFQGVKLAYVGDGNNVANALLAAAAKVGMDIFIACPPGYEPKEEYVEAARQIGEKTGATVVVTHDPLEAVAGADAIYTDVWTSMGQESESAERLQVFQPYQVNEELAKAAKPDYLFLHCLPAHRGEEVTAGVMDGPNSVVFEQAGNRLHAQKAILVSIL
- a CDS encoding YjzC family protein codes for the protein MGQPRHFKPGDKAPNNGVYIEIGETGDNVKHPKKLKLKAGDTFPETSNHNRHWTYLRKP
- the clpB gene encoding ATP-dependent chaperone ClpB — encoded protein: MDASRLTEKLQEALMAAQSLAKERHHQQLDVEHLLIALLEQEGGLAPRLVELSGADKEKAADWLRSQLRQKPEVHGADGQLYVAPALARLLEEAENEAKRMQDEYISVEHVLLALPHGAEPVARQLASFGLTKEALLAAVRNVRGNQRVTSPHPEATYEALAKYGRDLVAEAKAGKIDPVIGRDSEIRRIIRILSRKTKNNPVLIGEPGVGKTAIVEGLAQRIVRKDVPEGLKDKTIFALDMSALVAGAKFRGEFEERLKAVLNEIKKSDGRIILFIDELHTIVGAGRAEGAIDAGNMLKPMLARGELRCIGATTLDEYRQYIEKDPALERRFQQVLVQEPSVEDTISILRGLKERYEVHHGVKIHDRALVAAAVLSDRYISDRFLPDKAIDLVDEACATIRTEMESMPSELDEVMRRVMQLEIEEAALSKETDEASRERLAALQKELADLREKANAMKAQWQKEKEALDRVRRLREALERAKRELEEAENEYDLNKAAELRHGRIPQLEKQLKQLEQEISEQSEGKLLREEVTEEEIAEIVSRWTGIPLTRLVEGEREKLLRLHELLHRRVIGQDEAVELVADAVLRARAGMKDPNRPIGSFLFLGPTGVGKTELAKALAEALFDSEEQLIRLDMSEYMEKHAVSRLIGAPPGYVGYEEGGQLTEAVRRKPYSVLLFDEIEKAHPEVFNILLQLLDDGRLTDSQGRTVDFKNTVVIMTSNIGSPLLLENKHGDIDEETRKQVFDQLRAHFRPEFLNRIDDIVLFKPLSMNEVKGIVEKFARELSARLADRHIELVLTEAAKQYIAEAGFDPVYGARPLKRFMQKQIETPLAKELIAGRVKDYSTVTVDVDNGQIAIRPSA
- a CDS encoding YjzD family protein, whose protein sequence is MRLFWTFFWTFLLVQMATYVMGSMQGIGYDFATGALLGVIVTILVFVIAALIPDEPAGDHHH
- a CDS encoding alpha/beta fold hydrolase — its product is METMAGQRRFFQLDEQWCIVHVPERPNGFALFLMGDGDHFVNEQTSFWLEHPGRRQWLEDWLERGYTVFSSHLYGRHWGSPKAVRLARQLIYSVLKSEIVNQRIYIVAEGMGALVALQLLGAMPSQIRAVAMINPCLDVRAQLDYEQEHPFVYRRMVREIATAYGLKEEEVLEAVPSLFLSPHDVPVTIWQLAGVSPYPSALHSRKYEQWMKTTNNRVRVVYELPEKRRQLARQIGQFFCQYNELP